A part of Streptomyces sp. SLBN-31 genomic DNA contains:
- a CDS encoding NTP transferase domain-containing protein, which produces MTSYERSDVLGTAYDAVVLAGGAARRLGGADKPGVHVGGRALLDRVLAACADARTTVVVADPRPTPRPVRWTREDPPGGGPLAALDAGLRHTTAEQVVVLSADLPFLGAPTVRRLLAALRAGSADGALLTDAGGRDQPLVAAYRRPALHRGLSTLTEEHTGLTGLPLRRLTAGLDLTRVPDPVASFDCDTWDDIATARARIREHGHVLDEWISAAKDELGIDLDVDTGVLLDLARDAAHGVARPAAPLTTFLVGYAAGRAGGGPEAVAEAARKAAALALRWADEAADAEADAASDGTPDSRPDAG; this is translated from the coding sequence GTGACCTCGTACGAGCGCTCGGACGTCCTCGGCACGGCGTACGACGCCGTCGTGCTCGCCGGGGGCGCCGCGCGGCGGCTCGGCGGCGCGGACAAGCCCGGTGTGCACGTCGGCGGGCGCGCGCTGCTCGACCGCGTGCTCGCCGCCTGCGCCGACGCGCGCACCACCGTCGTCGTGGCCGACCCCCGCCCCACCCCGCGGCCCGTGCGGTGGACCCGCGAGGACCCACCGGGCGGAGGCCCGCTCGCCGCGCTCGACGCAGGCCTGCGCCACACCACGGCCGAACAGGTCGTCGTCCTCTCCGCCGACCTGCCCTTCCTCGGGGCGCCGACGGTACGGCGGCTGCTCGCCGCCCTGCGCGCGGGCAGCGCCGACGGCGCCCTCCTCACCGACGCCGGCGGCCGCGACCAACCCCTCGTGGCCGCCTACCGCAGGCCCGCGCTGCACCGCGGACTGTCCACGCTCACCGAGGAGCACACCGGCCTCACCGGCCTTCCCCTCCGCCGGCTGACCGCCGGCCTCGACCTCACCCGCGTCCCCGACCCCGTCGCGTCCTTCGACTGCGACACCTGGGACGACATCGCCACCGCCAGGGCACGCATCAGGGAGCATGGGCACGTGTTGGATGAATGGATTTCCGCAGCCAAGGACGAGCTGGGCATCGACCTCGACGTCGACACCGGCGTCCTCCTCGACCTCGCCCGCGACGCCGCCCACGGCGTGGCCAGGCCCGCGGCACCGCTGACCACCTTCCTCGTCGGCTACGCGGCCGGACGGGCCGGAGGCGGCCCCGAAGCCGTCGCCGAGGCGGCCCGCAAGGCCGCCGCCCTCGCCCTGCGCTGGGCCGACGAGGCCGCCGACGCCGAGGCCGACGCCGCCTCCGACGGCACGCCCGACAGCCGACCGGACGCCGGATGA
- a CDS encoding molybdopterin molybdotransferase MoeA, with protein sequence MTARSARTGEDAEDLDVEEVLALVNEHNGPGGHVPSPAAQHTRPAGPGTPDAQHRATPWPEARAIAARAARSGTHAGRREPVSVPLDAALGLTLAAPLDALTDLPSFDTSAMDGWAVAGPGPWDVRDEGVLAGQAEPQPLTDGEAVRIATGARVPPDTTAVLRTEHGRTDAQGRLHALRDMHHGQDIRPRGQECRSGDQLLLVGTVVTPAVLGLAAAAGYDTLAAVPRPRVEVLVLGDELLTEGRPRDGLIRDALGPMLPPWLRALGAEVTAVRRLGDDAKALHKAVTGSTADLIVTTGGTAAGPVDHVHSILERVGAELLVDGVKVRPGHPMLLARVGDGRHLVGLPGNPLAAISGLLTLAEPLLRTLAARPAPEPYTLPLRDEAHGHPYDTRLIPVVLRGDRAVPLHYNGPAMLRGIAAADALAVVPPGGARAGEELELLDLPWASAGIGVCFT encoded by the coding sequence ATGACCGCCCGCTCCGCCCGGACCGGCGAGGACGCCGAGGACCTCGACGTCGAGGAGGTGCTGGCGCTCGTGAACGAGCACAACGGCCCCGGCGGCCACGTGCCCTCGCCCGCCGCGCAGCACACCCGCCCGGCCGGCCCCGGCACACCGGACGCCCAGCACAGGGCCACCCCCTGGCCCGAGGCCCGCGCGATCGCCGCCCGCGCGGCCCGCTCCGGCACTCACGCGGGGCGTCGCGAACCGGTCTCCGTCCCCCTCGACGCGGCCCTCGGCCTCACCCTCGCCGCCCCCCTCGACGCCCTCACCGACCTGCCCTCCTTCGACACCTCGGCGATGGACGGCTGGGCGGTCGCCGGCCCCGGCCCCTGGGACGTACGGGACGAGGGGGTGCTGGCCGGGCAGGCCGAACCGCAGCCGCTCACCGACGGCGAGGCCGTCCGTATCGCCACCGGCGCCCGGGTCCCCCCGGACACCACCGCCGTGCTGCGCACCGAGCACGGCCGCACCGACGCCCAGGGCCGACTGCACGCCCTCCGCGACATGCACCACGGCCAGGACATCCGCCCGCGCGGCCAGGAGTGCCGCTCCGGCGACCAGCTGCTGCTCGTCGGCACCGTCGTCACCCCGGCCGTCCTCGGTCTCGCCGCGGCCGCCGGCTACGACACCCTCGCCGCCGTACCCCGCCCCCGCGTCGAAGTCCTCGTCCTCGGCGACGAGTTGCTGACCGAGGGGCGCCCGCGCGACGGCCTGATCAGGGACGCCCTCGGCCCGATGCTCCCGCCCTGGCTGCGGGCGCTCGGCGCGGAGGTCACCGCCGTACGCCGGCTCGGCGACGACGCCAAGGCCCTGCACAAGGCCGTCACCGGCTCCACCGCCGACCTGATCGTCACCACCGGCGGCACCGCGGCCGGCCCGGTCGACCATGTCCATTCCATCCTCGAACGCGTCGGCGCCGAACTCCTCGTGGACGGCGTCAAGGTGCGCCCCGGCCACCCCATGCTGCTGGCCCGCGTCGGCGACGGACGGCATCTCGTCGGCCTCCCCGGCAACCCCCTGGCCGCCATCTCCGGCCTGCTCACGCTCGCCGAGCCTCTGCTGCGCACCCTGGCGGCCCGCCCCGCCCCGGAGCCGTACACGCTGCCGCTGCGGGACGAGGCCCACGGACACCCGTACGACACCCGGCTCATCCCCGTCGTCCTGCGCGGCGACCGGGCCGTGCCGCTGCACTACAACGGTCCGGCCATGCTGCGCGGCATCGCGGCGGCCGACGCGCTCGCCGTCGTACCGCCCGGCGGTGCCCGTGCGGGTGAGGAGCTCGAACTCCTCGACCTGCCCTGGGCGTCCGCCGGAATCGGGGTGTGTTTCACGTGA
- a CDS encoding alpha-ketoacid dehydrogenase subunit beta, with product MTTVALKPATMAQALTRALRDAMAADPSVHVMGEDVGTLGGVFRVTDGLAKEFGEDRCTDTPLAEAGILGTAVGMAMYGLRPVVEMQFDAFAYPAFEQLISHVSRMRNRTRGAMPLPITIRVPYGGGIGGVEHHSDSSEAYYMATPGLHVVTPATVADAYGLLRAAIASDDPVVFLEPKRLYWSKDTWNPEEPAAVEPIGRAVVRRPGQSATLITYGPSVPVCLEAAEAARAEGWDLEVVDLRSLVPFDDETVAASVRRTGRAVVVHESGGFGGPGGEIAARVTERCFHHLEAPVLRVAGFDIPYPPPMLERHHLPGVDRILDAVGRLQWEAES from the coding sequence ATGACCACCGTCGCCCTCAAGCCGGCCACCATGGCGCAGGCCCTCACGCGCGCGTTGCGCGACGCCATGGCAGCCGACCCGTCCGTGCACGTCATGGGCGAGGACGTCGGCACCCTCGGCGGCGTCTTCCGCGTCACCGACGGGCTCGCGAAGGAGTTCGGCGAGGACCGCTGCACCGACACCCCGCTCGCCGAGGCCGGCATCCTGGGCACCGCGGTCGGCATGGCGATGTACGGTCTGCGCCCCGTGGTGGAGATGCAGTTCGACGCGTTCGCCTACCCGGCGTTCGAGCAGCTCATCAGCCACGTCTCCCGCATGCGCAACCGCACCCGCGGCGCCATGCCCCTGCCGATCACCATCCGCGTCCCCTACGGCGGCGGCATCGGCGGCGTCGAGCACCACAGCGACTCCTCCGAGGCGTACTACATGGCGACTCCGGGGCTCCATGTCGTCACGCCCGCCACCGTCGCCGACGCCTACGGCCTGCTGCGCGCCGCGATCGCCTCCGACGACCCGGTCGTCTTCCTCGAACCCAAGCGGCTGTACTGGTCCAAGGACACATGGAACCCCGAGGAGCCGGCGGCCGTCGAGCCGATAGGCCGAGCGGTGGTGCGGCGCCCGGGCCAAAGCGCCACGCTCATCACCTACGGACCGTCGGTGCCCGTCTGCCTGGAGGCCGCCGAGGCGGCGCGGGCCGAGGGCTGGGACCTCGAAGTCGTCGACCTGCGCTCGCTGGTGCCGTTCGACGACGAGACCGTCGCCGCCTCGGTACGGCGCACCGGGCGCGCGGTCGTCGTGCACGAGTCGGGCGGGTTCGGCGGCCCGGGCGGGGAGATCGCGGCCCGCGTCACGGAGCGCTGCTTCCACCACCTGGAGGCGCCCGTGCTGCGCGTGGCCGGGTTCGACATCCCTTACCCGCCGCCGATGCTGGAGCGTCACCACCTGCCCGGCGTGGACCGGATCCTGGACGCCGTCGGGCGTCTGCAGTGGGAGGCCGAGAGCTGA
- a CDS encoding dihydrolipoamide acetyltransferase family protein, with protein sequence MAQVLEFKLPDLGEGLTEAEIVRWLVQVGDVVAVDQPVVEVETAKAMVEVPCPYGGVVTARFGEEGTELPVGAPLLTVAVGPQSSADQAEGSGNVLVGYGTGAPPARRRRVRPTVPGRPAGGPADDGADGRVAPAVGRGPQRHDGTVATAVVADPVRPEGPVPVISPLVRRLARENGLDLRELTGSGPDGLILRADVEYALRAAAQRPVAPVPAAPMTGPAASGEIRIPLKGIRGAVADKLSRSRHEIPDATCWVDADATELMRARAAMNAAGGAKISLIALLARICTAALARFPELNSTVDTAAREVVQLDHVHLGFAAQTERGLVVPVVRDAHARDAEALTAEFARLTEAARTGGLTPGELTGGTFTLNNYGVFGVDGSTPIINHPEAAMLGVGRIVPKPWVHEGELAVRQVVQLSLTFDHRVCDGGTAGGFLRYVADCVEQPAVLLRTL encoded by the coding sequence ATGGCACAGGTGCTGGAGTTCAAGCTCCCCGACCTCGGGGAGGGGCTCACCGAGGCGGAGATCGTGCGCTGGCTGGTGCAGGTCGGCGACGTCGTCGCCGTCGACCAGCCGGTCGTCGAGGTCGAGACGGCCAAGGCGATGGTCGAGGTGCCCTGCCCCTACGGCGGCGTGGTCACCGCCCGCTTCGGCGAGGAGGGCACGGAACTGCCCGTCGGCGCCCCGCTGCTGACGGTGGCGGTGGGCCCGCAGTCCTCCGCCGACCAGGCCGAGGGCTCCGGGAACGTGCTGGTGGGATACGGCACCGGGGCACCTCCGGCGCGCAGGCGGCGGGTGCGGCCGACGGTGCCCGGCCGGCCGGCCGGGGGCCCCGCCGACGACGGAGCCGACGGCAGGGTCGCGCCCGCCGTGGGACGGGGGCCGCAGCGGCACGACGGGACGGTGGCGACGGCCGTCGTCGCGGACCCGGTCAGGCCCGAGGGCCCCGTACCGGTCATCTCGCCCCTCGTCCGCCGCCTCGCCCGCGAGAACGGCCTGGACCTGCGGGAGTTGACCGGCTCCGGCCCCGACGGACTGATCCTGCGCGCCGACGTCGAGTACGCGCTGCGTGCCGCCGCACAACGCCCTGTGGCACCGGTCCCGGCCGCCCCGATGACCGGACCGGCCGCCTCCGGGGAAATCCGTATCCCCCTCAAGGGCATCCGCGGTGCCGTCGCCGACAAGCTCTCCCGCAGTCGGCACGAGATACCGGACGCGACCTGCTGGGTGGACGCCGACGCGACCGAGCTCATGCGGGCGCGCGCCGCGATGAACGCGGCGGGCGGGGCCAAGATCTCCCTGATCGCCCTTCTGGCCAGGATCTGCACCGCCGCGCTCGCCCGTTTCCCGGAGCTCAACTCCACGGTCGACACGGCGGCCAGGGAGGTCGTCCAGCTCGACCACGTGCACCTCGGCTTCGCGGCGCAGACCGAACGCGGCCTGGTCGTGCCGGTCGTCCGGGACGCCCACGCGCGCGACGCCGAGGCGCTCACCGCGGAGTTCGCCCGGCTGACCGAGGCGGCCCGCACCGGCGGCCTCACGCCCGGGGAACTCACCGGCGGCACCTTCACGTTGAACAACTACGGAGTGTTCGGCGTCGACGGCTCCACGCCGATCATCAACCACCCCGAGGCCGCCATGCTCGGCGTCGGCCGCATCGTCCCCAAGCCGTGGGTGCACGAGGGCGAGCTGGCGGTGCGCCAGGTCGTCCAGCTCTCGCTCACCTTCGACCACCGGGTGTGCGACGGCGGCACGGCGGGCGGCTTCCTGCGGTACGTCGCGGACTGTGTGGAACAGCCCGCGGTGCTGCTGCGTACGCTGTGA